TTGTTGAAGATCATCATGATCCAACCCTACCACAAAATACGATCGGGCTTTAGCGGCAACTAGACCTTGATATCGGAGTAATAATTCCTCCATGGCATCACTATCACCTTGCCGATCACGTAACAATAATTCATCATCAGATACGCGAACCTGTGAAGCCACCGATGCCGCCATCCATCAATTCCTCCTATTCAGTTCCTCCTTTTGTTCCAACATTATACGGTAATATTCAGTAAACAATCCATCCGAAAAAAATGTACGGGTAAGTATTTCGTATTCGGTCTGCTTGCAATTTTCTAGCAAGTAAGGAACAATTTGGACACAGGTCGGAAGTCGATTATTAAATTATCGACAGGGCAAGAATATATCGAGAAAGGCAGGATCATACATGAAACGTTATGACTATCTCATTGTGGGTGGCGGAGTTGCAGCCGCATCTGCCGTCGCAGGGATCCGCCGCCGCGATAAATCGGGTAGTATTGGTCTCTTTTCAGAGGAACGATATCCCGTATACAATCGTCCCCCGTTGTCGAAAAAACTTTGGATGGGTGAACGAATTGAAGATATCTGGATGCGTCCCAGTCCTCTCACATTAAACGCTCAAGAACATTTAACCACTAAGATTACGGCCATCGACCGGCAAAACAAAATTGTTATGGATGAATTTGGCAATTCATATGGCTATGGCAAATTGTTGCTTGCTACCGGAGGCACTCCTGCTCATTTGCCTTCTCATGATGTGCCGATTATTTATTTTCGTAGTTTGGATGATTACTTTTCTCTTCGCAGGGTAGCAGATGAAAAAAACCGGTTCTTGGTGATTGGTGGCGGCTTTATTGGCTCTGAAATAGCTGCTGCTTTAAACCTCAACGAAAAAGAAGTGACCATGGTCTTTCCAGAACCCCATCTGGTTGACCGTTTTTTCCCAGAAGACCTAAAACACGTGATTGACCAGGAATATTTAAAACGCGGAGTAAAATTAATTGCTGGCGATAGAGTCACGCAC
The Sulfobacillus thermosulfidooxidans DNA segment above includes these coding regions:
- a CDS encoding NAD(P)/FAD-dependent oxidoreductase is translated as MKRYDYLIVGGGVAAASAVAGIRRRDKSGSIGLFSEERYPVYNRPPLSKKLWMGERIEDIWMRPSPLTLNAQEHLTTKITAIDRQNKIVMDEFGNSYGYGKLLLATGGTPAHLPSHDVPIIYFRSLDDYFSLRRVADEKNRFLVIGGGFIGSEIAAALNLNEKEVTMVFPEPHLVDRFFPEDLKHVIDQEYLKRGVKLIAGDRVTHLAEENGEIMVTTKNGISFSVEAVVAGIGITPNTDLAKMAGLTVNDGIVVNEYLQTSDPDIYSAGDVTSFPYPYPDQKSRVEHEDNALTQGRAAGENMAGANKPYTHLPFFYSDMFSLGYEAIGRLDGNLEIFADWVKFGEEGVLYYLHDQRVVGILNWNVWDGIPKAREIIEEQRVYNDPSVLKGAIRNA